DNA sequence from the Tachysurus fulvidraco isolate hzauxx_2018 chromosome 1, HZAU_PFXX_2.0, whole genome shotgun sequence genome:
tgtaagtactgttgatttatagccaaaaacatcGGAATTTAAAAAGCTATTCCAGCGGAGCCCTAGcgtacattaaactgtattggtaaactgaggaaaatattagctaatttgaccccttcctcaattaaactaataactaaacgcttaataacatgcaatattgacacataatgctgcatatttcaattatatgactgtaaagtgcCAATCACTTACCTGAGCTTACACAGTCGTGAAGAAAGCAGAAATATGTCGCCCACTGCCCAAGTCACATTAGTGCCGTAGTCTCACTCCACCAATAGAAGGGAAGAtgcatagcaacctgaggtgtgggacggaggatgtctgccgcacttgatttcaggattcctgtgtttttccacgTATAAGCCAAAAGTTTACCACAagtctgtgtttctcactgtgtgccatagctcaaccacatatggttctcatgtgttcattgttatctgggccatatacctcaaaatgagttgtgaaccaagagagcatttcccgccaattttaaagttatggcaaaacaaatatggcaacaatttggcccatatctgtatagccacgccacatctaggccatatgtgccagataatacccacatgtggccTAGTCTCCATTACACACAGTGACTGAAACTGAcatttcattccaatgtacagaaacatttcttgcaaatacggccacgggtgtataactTTATTTTCTTCACCCTGTTCCCCACTATCGttggggtggtcgtctacgacaggggcggccaacccgcggctcccgagccgcatgcggctcttacattcatatcgaagtttgtatttgtgtttttttattgtgcgtgttcgcttcgcttgagttcaatacggtatttccGTCAAACACGCACGGAttaaaatacctcaaagtttcccagtaggagcaagatcatttgagtaaacaatttgtgtcaagttcgcgcacaaaatggcaggaaaaaaaaggtgatgatcgtgtgtgcccatgtgtatgatgtggctgtttgcggtaacacagtaaaaaatgtggctcttggtctctgactggttggacacccctggtctacgataacgggaggtcctccagcaggtgcttccatggcggtttcagttgtgcttccgcctccttttggcaacattacgctgaaatagagtgtgcggagctgcgtaatgcagtctaggagcagtgattcaccaaacctcccttattgcagtcgcacacatttcttctgattttattttgtagtaacagGTAATGAAGATGCTtaatatagcggagtaaaagtatacattttatctagaaaatctagtggagtaaaagtgaaagttgacataaatttaaatagcgaagtaaagtacagatacgtgaaatttctacttaagtacagtaacaaagtatttgtacttcgttacattacaacactgcagaCAACCAGTGACATTAAGCTAAAGTGATGGTTGTCTATGCCATCTTGAGTCTCAACAACATTATCACGAAGACCAAATATGTCCTTAGAGCCTACTTCTGCTTTCACGACTCTGTTTAATAGAGACACTGGGCACTGATGGGCTACTGAGTTGATATGTTAGAGGCCCGTCGGATGCAGTGCTCAGCCAAGCGAATCACTTTAACGGTACCAAAAATACAAATagcatataaatacaataaaaacaaaacaaatattttttattaacataagataaaaaaatccaaacccttATCCGACATAATGTCGTTAAATATGTctttaagtgaagtaacttgatacttgatgtccaggacaatctaataaaatatgttttacagataagggaatcttacaaaacatacataaagttgggtcttcacctttaagcaaaaaaaagcatgggtcaatttttaatgtccttattaagagcttcggaatctacaaacattgtcggttttcctaactgttaaaaactaatgggtaaccAGCATGGATCagctgcggtcgttaaccaaggactgaaacaaaccaacgtaaccagaaatataatttcctaacattcaataaGGCCATAGAggacataaaacacattctcacttgtgaaatgtaatcccttgctgtctgattttacatttctttcatttgaacAACCAaatgcagcacagaagtccggcatcgtccatgcatttgaggtaaaggagcaccgtacaaagatggcggcggttttgacgtCTTTTTCGGACCcgaaggcgacatctagtgtactGTATGGCACTATGGCACTAACATATACCATGGAACTGTTAAACACAACCCGTTGCTCTGTAGGGACATAATTTGTCGACGAACCACCCGAcattattgtttacatttattaattaatcggTTATGCTTTTATACCTCCCGAAAAAGACTGcagaatatttttaatttgttgttttCATGGAGAGGAATCAGGAAGAAGATATAGACTGGGGAGAGCGATACAGACAGGATCCGCttaatgtaaacaaatgtgttaaagACTTTCTAGTGAAGAATGCACATGAAGGACTGGCTTTACCATTGGCAGTGTATGAGAGATGTTCAGTTACATCAGGACAGTGCGTGTATTATCATTACTGCTGTGATGGACAGGACGACAGAGGCTGGGGTTGTGGATACAGGACTGTTCAGACCATGTGCTCTTGGATCAATAATGTATCTCACTGTGAGAAATCCAGACCACCACCGAGTCTCCATGAAATCCAGCAAGCACTAGTTACAGTAGGAGACAAACCAGCCTCGTTTCTGGGCTCTAAAGAGTGGATAGGGACTTTTGAGGCTGCTCTGGTTCTGGACCAGATGTATGATGTCCCCTGCAGACTAGTGCACGTGCGCAGTGGGGCAACAGAGCTCGAGCAGGCGGCTCAGGACCTGCACCTTCATTTCATCACCCACGGATCACCAGTCATGATGGGTGGAGACAGGGACAACTCATCCAAATGCATTCTGGGTGTGTGCACCGGAAAAGAAGGCAGCTACCTGCTTATAATGGACCCGCACTATTACGGCTCTGTCGTGGACAAGGAGTTTCTGCAAAAGAATGGCTGGGTGGCGTGGAGGAGAGTTCAATCTCTCGATCTGAGCTCCTTCTATAATCTTTGTTTGCCACAAACATAACAATGATTCTCATTATT
Encoded proteins:
- the LOC125138983 gene encoding ufm1-specific protease 1-like isoform X2 → MERNQEEDIDWGERYRQDPLNVNKCVKDFLVKNAHEGLALPLAVYERCSVTSGQCVYYHYCCDGQDDRGWGCGYRTVQTMCSWINNVSHCEKSRPPPSLHEIQQALVTVGDKPASFLGSKEWIGTFEAALVLDQMYDVPCRLVHVRSGATELEQAAQDLHLHFITHGSPVMMGGDRDNSSKCILGVCTGKEGSYLLIMDPHYYGSVVDKEFLQKNGWVAWRRVQSLDLSSFYNLCLPQT